A window of Sulfurirhabdus autotrophica contains these coding sequences:
- a CDS encoding rod shape-determining protein: MFGFLRGYFSNDLAIDLGTANTLIYVRGKGIVLDEPSVVAIRQEGGPSGKKTIQAVGLEAKQMLGRTPGNITAIRPMKDGVIADFTITEQMLKYFIKKIHDSRLLSPSPRIIICVPCGSTQVERRAIRESAIGAGARQVFLIEEPMAAAIGADLPVAEATGSMVVDIGGGTTEVGVISLGGIVYAASVRVGGDKFDESIINYIRRNYGMLIGESTAEQIKKHIGSAFPGSEVRELEVKGRNLAEGIPRSFTISSNEILEALTDPLNSIVSAVKSALEQTPPELGADIAEKGMVLTGGGALLRDLDRLLMEETGLPVIVAEDPLTCVVRGSGRALEEMDKLGTVFTND, from the coding sequence ATGTTCGGATTTTTACGTGGTTATTTTTCCAATGACTTGGCAATTGACCTGGGTACAGCTAACACGCTAATTTATGTGCGCGGCAAGGGCATTGTGCTTGATGAGCCTTCAGTTGTCGCCATTCGCCAGGAAGGCGGCCCCAGCGGCAAAAAAACCATTCAGGCAGTAGGCCTTGAAGCAAAACAGATGCTTGGGCGCACCCCTGGCAATATTACAGCCATCCGCCCCATGAAAGATGGCGTGATCGCAGATTTCACCATCACCGAACAGATGTTGAAATATTTCATCAAAAAAATTCATGATTCACGTTTGCTTAGCCCCAGCCCTCGCATCATTATTTGCGTACCCTGCGGCTCTACCCAGGTAGAACGACGTGCCATTCGCGAATCTGCCATTGGTGCAGGTGCAAGACAGGTGTTTCTGATTGAAGAGCCAATGGCGGCGGCGATTGGTGCTGATTTGCCTGTTGCTGAAGCAACTGGTTCCATGGTGGTAGATATTGGCGGCGGCACCACTGAAGTCGGTGTTATTTCACTGGGCGGTATTGTGTATGCAGCATCGGTACGCGTAGGCGGCGACAAGTTCGATGAATCCATCATCAATTACATCCGACGCAACTACGGCATGTTGATTGGTGAATCCACTGCTGAACAAATCAAGAAGCATATTGGTTCAGCCTTCCCCGGTTCCGAAGTAAGGGAACTGGAAGTCAAAGGACGCAATCTGGCCGAAGGTATTCCCCGCAGCTTCACGATATCCAGCAACGAAATTCTGGAAGCTTTGACCGATCCGCTCAACAGCATTGTCAGTGCTGTAAAATCCGCATTGGAACAAACACCCCCTGAACTGGGTGCTGACATTGCTGAAAAAGGCATGGTGCTTACCGGTGGTGGCGCGCTATTACGTGATCTGGATAGACTGCTGATGGAAGAAACCGGATTGCCTGTGATAGTTGCTGAAGATCCGCTTACCTGTGTGGTGCGTGGTTCTGGTCGCGCACTGGAAGAAATGGATAAACTGGGTACAGTATTCACCAACGATTGA
- the gatB gene encoding Asp-tRNA(Asn)/Glu-tRNA(Gln) amidotransferase subunit GatB, which translates to MQWEIVIGLEVHSQLSTQSKIFSGAPTAYGAAPNTQACAVDLALPGVLPVLNRGAVERAIKFGLAVGATVNRRSIFARKNYFYPDLPKGYQISQFEIPVVSGGAIKIQVGENEKSIRLTRAHLEEDAGKSLHEDFQGMTGIDLNRACTPLLEIVSEPDMRSAQEAVAYAKTLHSLVRYLEICDGNMQEGSFRCDANVSVRPMGVETLGTRCEIKNLNSFRFLEKAIEYEARRQIEILEDGGTIKQQTRLYDSDKDETRSMRSKEDSEDYRYFPDPDLLPVEISEEWLEQMRATLPELPEAKRLRFMSEYALPAYDAAVLTVSREAAAYFEEAQNGFGGEAKLCANWIMGDVSAALNKESLEIADSHVTSSQLAGLLKRIADGTISGKIAKEVFDAMWNGEGDADTIIEAKGLKQISDSSAIEKLVDDIIAQNPEQVAEYRGGKEKVYGFFVGLAMKASKGKANPAQLNEILKRKLTG; encoded by the coding sequence ATGCAATGGGAAATAGTAATCGGGCTGGAAGTTCACTCCCAGTTATCTACGCAGTCCAAGATTTTCTCAGGGGCACCGACGGCTTATGGTGCTGCACCAAACACGCAGGCTTGTGCTGTTGATCTGGCCTTGCCGGGGGTGTTGCCGGTACTGAATCGCGGTGCAGTGGAGCGAGCAATCAAGTTCGGTCTGGCGGTGGGGGCGACAGTCAACCGCCGTTCAATCTTTGCCAGAAAAAATTATTTTTATCCAGATTTGCCAAAGGGTTACCAAATCAGTCAGTTTGAAATCCCGGTTGTTTCAGGTGGCGCAATCAAGATTCAGGTGGGGGAGAATGAAAAATCCATCCGCTTGACCCGTGCACATTTGGAAGAAGATGCAGGAAAGTCCCTTCATGAGGATTTTCAGGGCATGACTGGTATTGATCTGAATCGCGCTTGTACGCCATTGCTGGAAATCGTTTCTGAACCTGATATGCGCAGTGCTCAGGAAGCCGTGGCTTATGCTAAAACGCTGCACTCCCTCGTGCGCTATCTGGAAATTTGTGATGGGAATATGCAGGAGGGTTCATTCCGCTGCGATGCCAATGTGTCCGTTCGTCCAATGGGGGTGGAAACACTTGGCACACGATGTGAGATCAAAAATCTGAATTCATTTCGCTTTCTTGAGAAGGCGATTGAATATGAAGCTCGACGTCAGATTGAAATTCTGGAAGATGGCGGAACGATTAAGCAGCAAACGCGTCTTTATGATTCTGACAAAGACGAGACGCGATCAATGCGCTCCAAGGAAGACTCGGAAGACTACCGCTATTTCCCCGATCCGGATTTGCTGCCGGTAGAAATTTCAGAGGAATGGCTGGAACAAATGCGGGCAACTTTACCTGAGTTGCCTGAAGCAAAGCGACTTCGCTTCATGAGTGAGTACGCCTTGCCGGCCTATGATGCAGCAGTATTGACTGTCTCCAGAGAAGCGGCGGCTTATTTTGAAGAGGCTCAGAATGGTTTTGGGGGCGAAGCAAAGCTGTGCGCAAACTGGATTATGGGTGATGTCAGCGCTGCACTGAATAAAGAGTCCCTTGAAATTGCGGATAGCCATGTGACTAGTTCGCAGCTGGCTGGTTTGCTGAAACGGATTGCGGATGGCACCATTTCCGGCAAAATTGCCAAGGAAGTGTTTGATGCAATGTGGAACGGTGAAGGGGATGCCGATACCATCATCGAAGCGAAAGGCTTGAAACAGATATCAGATTCTTCGGCAATCGAGAAACTGGTTGACGATATCATTGCGCAAAATCCGGAGCAAGTTGCTGAGTATCGCGGCGGTAAAGAAAAAGTGTATGGTTTCTTCGTTGGTCTGGCAATGAAAGCCAGTAAAGGCAAGGCTAATCCGGCACAGCTGAATGAGATTCTGAAACGCAAGTTAACAGGTTAG
- a CDS encoding DUF4124 domain-containing protein produces MRYLTAIMVALLISQPASAKMFKWVDEKGATHYGDSIPPQYSNQGNIELNKRGMVIKKTDGALTQEQLDAKAATAEKEKQDAHAALEQKRKDTALLNSYSNEKEIDMARDRNLMQVDTAIQGTQTRIKSEQVKLDELRKKAESIQKNKKPVPPYLADEIKQNEQSIKTLNDSIKANQLEKETIRTKYEAEKQHFHELKKLSTAP; encoded by the coding sequence ATGCGTTACCTTACTGCGATTATGGTTGCCTTGCTGATCAGTCAGCCGGCATCTGCGAAAATGTTTAAGTGGGTGGACGAAAAAGGCGCCACCCATTACGGTGACTCTATTCCCCCTCAATACAGCAATCAAGGCAATATCGAACTGAACAAGCGCGGTATGGTTATCAAAAAGACCGATGGTGCGCTAACACAGGAACAACTGGATGCCAAAGCAGCTACTGCTGAAAAAGAGAAACAAGATGCCCATGCCGCATTGGAACAAAAGCGTAAAGACACCGCGCTACTCAATTCTTACAGCAATGAGAAAGAAATTGATATGGCCCGTGATCGCAATCTGATGCAGGTTGACACGGCTATCCAGGGAACGCAAACACGCATTAAATCGGAACAGGTTAAACTGGATGAACTTCGGAAAAAAGCTGAATCCATTCAAAAGAACAAAAAACCAGTTCCGCCCTATTTGGCTGACGAGATCAAGCAGAATGAACAGTCAATCAAAACCCTAAACGATTCCATCAAGGCAAATCAGCTGGAAAAAGAAACAATTCGAACAAAATACGAGGCAGAAAAGCAACACTTTCATGAGTTAAAGAAGCTATCCACCGCCCCTTAA
- a CDS encoding exodeoxyribonuclease III, with product MRIISLNLNGVRSATTKGFFQWMPKQNADVICVQELKAQAADMRPEMLQPDGYHGYFHYAEKKGYSGVGIYSRKKPDQVIEGLGIPDIDCEGRYIQADFGNLSVISLYLPSGSSGEERQSVKFSFMERFMPHLIALKKSGREVVICGDWNIAHKQIDLKNWRGNQKNSGFLPEERDWLTDLFNKVGFVDVFRCINLEEDQYTWWSNRGQAWAKNVGWRIDYHITTPGIAKLATSAAIYKDERFSDHAPLTIEYDYEF from the coding sequence TTGCGTATTATATCCTTGAATCTGAATGGTGTCCGCTCGGCTACCACCAAAGGTTTCTTTCAATGGATGCCGAAACAGAACGCTGATGTTATTTGTGTACAGGAATTAAAGGCGCAAGCAGCAGATATGCGCCCTGAAATGCTCCAGCCCGATGGCTACCACGGCTATTTTCATTATGCGGAGAAGAAAGGCTATAGTGGGGTGGGGATTTACTCCAGAAAAAAGCCTGATCAAGTGATTGAAGGGCTGGGTATACCAGATATTGATTGTGAAGGGCGTTATATACAGGCGGATTTTGGAAATTTAAGTGTCATTTCCCTGTATTTGCCTTCGGGTTCCAGTGGCGAAGAGAGGCAGTCGGTAAAATTCAGCTTTATGGAACGTTTCATGCCGCATTTGATCGCATTAAAGAAAAGTGGGCGGGAAGTGGTGATTTGCGGGGACTGGAATATAGCCCATAAACAAATTGATCTTAAAAACTGGCGAGGCAATCAGAAAAACTCCGGATTTCTGCCTGAAGAACGTGACTGGCTGACAGATCTTTTTAATAAAGTCGGTTTTGTGGATGTATTTCGCTGTATTAATCTGGAAGAGGATCAATACACCTGGTGGTCGAATCGTGGACAGGCATGGGCCAAAAATGTCGGGTGGCGTATCGACTATCATATCACTACACCGGGTATCGCAAAGCTGGCAACAAGTGCCGCCATCTACAAGGACGAACGTTTTTCTGACCATGCTCCGCTGACGATAGAATATGACTACGAATTCTGA
- the mrdA gene encoding penicillin-binding protein 2, translating to MKHRTFLKNHKLELHSFRIRLAIGGAFAVILFLVLASRFFYVQVAQHNHYQTLAEANRISIVPIVPNRGLILDRNGVILAHNYSAYTLEITPSKVDGLEATIDELAKIIEITSKDRKRFKKLLDESHNFESQPIRTRLNEVEIARFAVNRYRFPGVEIKARLFRDYPLAELASHAIGYIGRINDKDLDKLEENEEIANYRGSDHIGKIGIEQSYEKQLHGITGFEQVETDSGGKAIRTLSRTPAVSGDNVYLAMDTRLQAVAEKAFGDFRGAMVAIDPHNGEVLAFVSQPGFDPNLFVDGIDSASWDALNNSPDRPLNNRALRGLYPPGSTFKPFMALAGLELGKRTPSSTISDPGYYMLPGSSHRYRDWKAGGHGSVDLRKSIVVSCDTYYYGLANDMGIDNIYNFIKKFGMGSKTGIDIEGEVSGLLASQEWKKRRFKQRWFPGETVITGIGQGYTLTTPLQLAFATSLLANSGELFPPRLVRAIQDSKSNLIKNTSSQPLEKYDFKPENLKLVREAMIDVNRPGGTAVAAWLNAPYLVAGKTGTAQVVGIKQTEKYVASRVQERHRDHALYIAYAPADDPKIALAVLVENGGHGGSTAAPIARKVMDFYLLGKLPNEPKISTEAAAVEEHADD from the coding sequence ATGAAACACCGTACATTCCTTAAAAATCATAAACTCGAACTCCACTCTTTCAGAATTCGACTGGCCATTGGCGGAGCCTTTGCCGTCATTTTATTTTTGGTTTTAGCGAGCCGATTCTTTTATGTTCAGGTTGCGCAACATAACCATTATCAAACTTTGGCAGAAGCCAACCGAATCTCAATCGTACCTATTGTCCCGAACCGCGGTCTGATTTTAGATAGAAACGGCGTCATATTGGCGCATAACTATTCTGCCTACACCCTGGAAATTACACCCAGCAAAGTTGACGGACTGGAGGCGACCATTGATGAACTCGCTAAAATCATTGAAATTACCTCCAAGGACCGAAAGCGTTTTAAAAAGCTGCTGGATGAAAGTCATAACTTTGAAAGCCAGCCAATTCGCACCCGCCTGAATGAGGTTGAGATTGCTCGCTTTGCAGTCAATCGCTACCGGTTTCCCGGCGTAGAAATAAAAGCGCGCCTGTTCAGGGATTACCCATTAGCTGAGCTCGCTTCTCATGCAATCGGTTATATTGGTCGTATCAATGATAAAGATCTGGATAAACTGGAAGAAAATGAAGAAATTGCGAATTATCGGGGCAGCGACCATATTGGCAAAATTGGCATTGAACAAAGTTATGAAAAACAACTTCATGGCATCACCGGGTTTGAACAAGTAGAAACGGATTCAGGCGGTAAGGCCATCCGAACCCTGAGCCGCACGCCTGCTGTTTCAGGTGACAATGTTTATCTGGCCATGGACACCCGTTTACAGGCAGTCGCTGAAAAAGCTTTTGGCGATTTCAGAGGTGCCATGGTGGCAATTGACCCACATAACGGTGAAGTCCTCGCATTTGTCAGCCAACCGGGATTTGACCCCAATTTATTTGTGGATGGCATTGACTCTGCAAGTTGGGATGCCCTCAACAACTCACCAGACAGACCTCTCAACAACCGGGCATTACGGGGACTTTATCCACCCGGTTCCACTTTCAAGCCGTTTATGGCACTTGCTGGACTGGAACTAGGCAAGCGCACCCCCTCTTCTACTATTAGCGACCCTGGATATTACATGCTACCCGGCAGCAGTCACCGTTATCGAGACTGGAAAGCCGGTGGCCATGGCAGTGTAGACCTGCGCAAATCCATCGTGGTTTCCTGTGATACCTACTATTACGGTCTCGCGAACGATATGGGTATCGATAATATCTACAACTTTATCAAAAAATTTGGCATGGGAAGTAAAACCGGCATTGATATTGAAGGTGAGGTCTCGGGTTTACTCGCATCGCAAGAGTGGAAAAAAAGGCGCTTTAAACAACGATGGTTTCCAGGCGAAACCGTTATCACGGGTATCGGACAAGGATATACGTTAACGACTCCGTTGCAGCTTGCTTTCGCTACGTCGCTTCTTGCGAATAGTGGTGAACTCTTTCCGCCTCGTCTGGTCAGAGCCATTCAGGACAGTAAATCCAATCTGATAAAAAATACGAGTTCTCAGCCACTTGAAAAATATGATTTCAAACCAGAAAACCTCAAGCTGGTCAGAGAAGCCATGATAGATGTCAATCGACCAGGCGGCACTGCCGTGGCTGCATGGCTCAACGCGCCTTACCTTGTAGCAGGTAAAACCGGTACGGCACAGGTTGTCGGCATCAAGCAAACAGAAAAGTATGTTGCCAGCCGCGTTCAGGAACGCCACCGCGACCATGCACTTTATATCGCCTATGCACCTGCGGACGACCCCAAGATTGCGCTAGCCGTATTGGTAGAAAATGGAGGGCATGGCGGCTCTACTGCCGCGCCTATCGCCCGGAAAGTAATGGATTTTTACTTGCTGGGCAAACTGCCGAATGAGCCTAAAATTTCCACTGAAGCTGCTGCCGTAGAGGAACACGCCGATGATTAA
- the gatC gene encoding Asp-tRNA(Asn)/Glu-tRNA(Gln) amidotransferase subunit GatC has protein sequence MSLTLVDVKRIAHLARIEVDEKEAESMLAQLSGIFNLIEEMQAVNTTGVEPMSHSQDLVQRMRDDIVTETDQRELFQSIAPKVEDGLYLVPKVIE, from the coding sequence ATGTCATTGACGCTTGTTGATGTGAAACGCATCGCACATCTTGCTCGTATTGAGGTGGATGAAAAAGAAGCAGAAAGTATGCTGGCGCAGCTTTCCGGTATTTTTAATTTGATCGAAGAAATGCAAGCCGTAAATACGACCGGCGTAGAGCCCATGTCTCATTCTCAGGATCTGGTGCAGCGTATGCGCGACGATATTGTGACTGAAACTGATCAGCGCGAACTGTTTCAGTCCATCGCGCCAAAAGTAGAAGACGGGTTGTATCTGGTTCCGAAAGTAATCGAATAA
- the mreC gene encoding rod shape-determining protein MreC: protein MEYQPPQFFNRGPSLLARLSFFAFISVVLMVTDAHFKYLGTVRQSLSVIIYPLQRIANSPVELFDRVSGFFVTQALLQSENLALKQQQLVNASQLQRLQSLQAENTQLRKLFNAQKPYGEKAVVADILYGSHDPFVRKVVVDKGSAHNILAGDAVLDDIGVIGQVTRAYPFSSEITLVTDKNQAVPVQILRTGQRVIVVGFGQEGLLDLPFMPANGDIQNGDILVTSGIDGTYPAGLPVATVTKIERNAAYSFAKITCTPSGGVDRHKQVLILAGSSIPATHIPPAPTSPAPKKDSSNEHKKRK, encoded by the coding sequence ATGGAATATCAACCCCCACAATTTTTTAATCGCGGCCCTAGCCTTTTAGCGCGCTTAAGTTTTTTCGCCTTCATTTCTGTTGTATTAATGGTTACGGATGCCCATTTCAAATACCTGGGTACAGTCCGCCAATCCCTTTCCGTCATTATTTACCCCTTGCAACGTATAGCTAATAGTCCAGTGGAGCTTTTTGACCGCGTCAGTGGTTTCTTTGTGACGCAAGCTCTGTTACAAAGTGAAAATCTCGCCTTGAAGCAACAACAATTGGTTAACGCATCCCAATTGCAACGACTTCAATCGCTGCAAGCTGAAAACACTCAACTACGAAAACTCTTCAATGCCCAGAAACCCTATGGTGAGAAAGCCGTTGTAGCAGACATTCTCTATGGCAGCCATGACCCATTTGTCCGTAAAGTCGTTGTGGACAAAGGCTCCGCCCATAACATTCTGGCGGGAGATGCTGTACTGGATGACATCGGCGTGATTGGCCAGGTAACCCGCGCTTATCCTTTCAGCAGTGAAATTACGTTAGTGACCGATAAAAATCAGGCGGTACCTGTGCAAATCTTACGCACCGGTCAACGCGTCATAGTCGTTGGATTTGGGCAGGAAGGCTTGCTGGACCTTCCCTTCATGCCTGCCAATGGCGATATCCAGAATGGGGATATACTAGTCACTTCAGGGATAGATGGCACTTACCCCGCCGGTTTGCCTGTGGCAACCGTGACAAAAATTGAGCGAAATGCCGCTTATTCGTTTGCTAAAATTACCTGTACGCCAAGTGGCGGCGTTGATCGACATAAACAAGTACTTATACTAGCAGGCTCCTCTATTCCTGCCACTCACATACCACCCGCGCCCACATCGCCCGCACCCAAAAAAGATAGCAGCAATGAACACAAAAAGCGGAAATAG
- the pyrE gene encoding orotate phosphoribosyltransferase, with the protein MSDFRQDFIQFAVNRNVLCFGEFKTKAGRMSPYFFNAGLFSDGESLRQLAQFYAKAILSAKLEFDVLFGPAYKGIPLAAATAMALAENGHNVPFSYNRKETKDHGEGGNIVGATLKGRILIIDDVISAGTSVRESVELIRANQATPCGVVIALDRMERGGGELSAVQEVTQSYDIPVVSIASLDNLLAYLQDHPEMAQNLQAVSAYRASYGI; encoded by the coding sequence ATGTCTGATTTTAGACAAGACTTTATTCAATTCGCGGTAAATCGCAACGTTCTGTGCTTTGGTGAATTTAAAACCAAAGCGGGGCGCATGTCCCCCTATTTTTTTAATGCCGGCTTATTCAGCGATGGGGAATCTTTGCGTCAGCTAGCGCAATTTTACGCTAAAGCCATCCTTTCCGCGAAACTGGAATTCGATGTACTATTCGGCCCGGCTTACAAGGGCATCCCACTTGCAGCTGCTACTGCCATGGCACTTGCCGAAAATGGTCACAATGTGCCGTTCAGTTACAACCGAAAAGAAACCAAAGACCATGGAGAGGGCGGCAATATCGTCGGTGCAACCCTCAAAGGTCGCATACTCATCATCGATGATGTGATCTCTGCAGGTACATCTGTCAGGGAGTCGGTTGAATTAATTCGCGCCAACCAGGCAACCCCTTGTGGCGTGGTCATTGCATTGGACAGGATGGAGCGGGGCGGTGGTGAACTTTCTGCTGTACAGGAAGTCACTCAAAGCTATGACATTCCAGTTGTCAGCATCGCTTCACTGGACAATTTGCTGGCTTATTTGCAGGACCACCCTGAAATGGCACAAAACTTGCAAGCGGTTTCTGCCTATCGAGCCTCATACGGCATTTAA
- the gatA gene encoding Asp-tRNA(Asn)/Glu-tRNA(Gln) amidotransferase subunit GatA — translation MLNLSLKQLAEKLASKQVSSVEMTQEFLNRIKALNPVYNAFVTVNEEATLSQAKFADETIAAGKGTLLTGVPIAHKDIFCAKSWRTTCGSKMLSNFVSPYDAHVIERFGQAGTVNLGKTNMDEFAMGSSNETSHFGPVKNPWDVNAVPGGSSGGSAAAVAARLCPAATGTDTGGSIRQPAALCGISGIKPTYGLVSRYGMIAFASSLDQGGPMARSAEDLALMLNVMVGFDARDSTSLQREEENYARTLDQPLKGLKVGLPKEYFAEGLSADVERAVQAAIDEYRKLGAEMVEISLPNTRLSIPVYYVLAPAEASSNLSRYDGVRYGYRAPEYTDLMDMYKKTRAQGFGTEVKRRIMIGAYVLSHGYYDAYYLQAQKIRRLIAQDFTDAFKQCDIIMGPTAPTTAFNLGEKGADPIQMYLSDIYTIAVNLAGLPGMSIPAGFGDDGRPVGLQIIGNYFSEAKMLNVAHQYQLATDWHQRKPQGI, via the coding sequence ATGTTGAATTTAAGTCTTAAACAGCTGGCAGAAAAACTCGCCAGCAAGCAAGTTTCAAGTGTCGAAATGACGCAGGAATTTCTGAACCGGATTAAAGCGTTAAACCCCGTGTATAACGCATTTGTGACGGTCAATGAGGAAGCAACACTAAGTCAGGCGAAATTCGCAGATGAAACGATTGCTGCAGGTAAGGGAACCTTGCTTACGGGTGTTCCGATCGCCCACAAGGATATATTTTGTGCCAAAAGCTGGCGTACGACTTGCGGTTCGAAAATGCTGTCAAATTTTGTATCCCCTTATGACGCACATGTGATCGAGCGTTTCGGTCAGGCCGGCACAGTCAATTTGGGCAAGACCAACATGGACGAGTTTGCCATGGGGTCATCCAACGAAACTTCTCATTTTGGCCCGGTGAAGAATCCGTGGGATGTGAATGCGGTGCCAGGGGGCAGCTCCGGTGGTTCAGCGGCGGCGGTCGCAGCACGATTGTGTCCTGCTGCGACGGGTACGGATACAGGGGGGTCCATACGGCAGCCTGCCGCGCTATGCGGAATTTCTGGTATCAAACCAACGTATGGTCTGGTGTCGCGTTACGGTATGATCGCTTTCGCTTCCTCCCTCGATCAGGGCGGGCCAATGGCCAGAAGTGCTGAAGATCTGGCTTTGATGCTCAATGTGATGGTCGGGTTTGATGCGCGTGATTCCACCAGTTTGCAGCGTGAAGAAGAAAATTATGCGCGGACTCTGGATCAACCCCTGAAAGGTTTGAAGGTGGGTCTGCCAAAAGAATATTTTGCTGAGGGTTTGAGCGCAGACGTGGAACGTGCCGTGCAGGCAGCAATAGATGAATACCGCAAACTGGGTGCAGAAATGGTGGAAATCAGTCTGCCTAATACCCGTTTATCCATACCGGTTTATTATGTACTGGCACCGGCTGAAGCGTCCAGTAATCTGTCACGATATGACGGTGTTCGCTATGGTTACCGCGCGCCAGAATACACAGACCTGATGGATATGTATAAAAAAACCCGTGCTCAGGGTTTTGGAACCGAGGTGAAGCGCCGCATCATGATTGGTGCTTATGTCTTGTCCCATGGCTACTATGATGCTTATTACTTGCAGGCGCAAAAAATCCGGCGTTTGATTGCTCAGGATTTTACTGATGCCTTTAAGCAGTGCGATATTATTATGGGTCCCACAGCACCCACTACCGCCTTTAATCTGGGTGAAAAAGGCGCGGATCCGATTCAGATGTATTTGTCAGATATTTATACGATTGCGGTTAATTTGGCTGGCTTGCCGGGCATGTCGATTCCAGCCGGATTTGGAGATGATGGTCGTCCGGTTGGATTGCAGATTATCGGTAATTATTTTTCCGAAGCAAAGATGCTCAATGTAGCCCACCAGTATCAACTCGCTACAGACTGGCATCAGCGGAAACCGCAAGGAATTTGA
- the mreD gene encoding rod shape-determining protein MreD, producing MSSRANKTQEILLPASGIFIFFTLLAGLTLNLLPWQGLSLLIRPDFIVLILLFWCINQPRKIGLGTAWFLGLVMDVADGSLFGQHALAYTLVTFAALILHRRVLMFPLLQQALHIFPILLLLQLTLLLFRLIVGVPYVEWSYFLPSLAGMLLWPPLSFLLQQPQRWTNKPDNSVPVQSSR from the coding sequence ATGTCATCGCGCGCGAACAAAACGCAAGAAATTCTGCTTCCGGCGAGTGGCATTTTCATTTTTTTCACCCTGCTGGCAGGGCTGACGCTCAATCTGTTGCCTTGGCAAGGTCTGTCACTTTTGATTCGGCCGGATTTTATTGTGCTTATCCTGCTATTCTGGTGCATCAATCAGCCGCGCAAGATAGGGCTGGGCACAGCCTGGTTTTTAGGTCTGGTAATGGATGTTGCTGACGGCAGTCTGTTTGGACAACATGCGCTGGCTTACACGCTAGTAACCTTTGCTGCGCTCATCCTGCATAGGCGCGTGCTCATGTTCCCATTGTTGCAGCAAGCCCTGCATATATTTCCAATTCTGCTGCTGCTGCAATTAACTCTGCTTCTGTTTCGCCTGATTGTTGGTGTACCTTACGTTGAATGGAGCTATTTCCTTCCCAGTCTGGCTGGCATGCTACTTTGGCCCCCCCTTTCCTTCTTACTGCAACAACCGCAGCGCTGGACAAATAAACCAGACAACAGTGTTCCTGTTCAGTCTTCCCGTTAG